CGACGCGACCTGCCGGTTCCTCGCCGAGGAGGCGCAGGTGCGGGTCGTCGCTGTCGACTACCGGCTCGCCCCCGAGGCCCCGTTCCCGGCGGCGATCGACGACGTCATGGCCGCGTGGAGCTGGATCGTGGAGCACGCGCCCGGCCTCGGCATCGACCCCGAGCGCATCGCCGTCGGGGGTGACAGCGCCGGCGGCAACCTGGCGGCGGTCGTCGCGCAGCAGACGGTCCGCTCCGGGGGCCCCGCACCGGCGTTCCAGCTGCTCATCTATCCCGTCACGGACTTCCTGAACACGTCGGCGAGCCGGACGACGTACGCCGACGGCTTCTTCCTGACCAAGGCGTTCATGGACCTCGCGGAGGAGAACTACCTGGTCGGCGGCGAGGACCGCTCCGACCCGCGTCTCTCGCCCCTGTTCGGGGACGTGACGGGGGTTGCGCCGGCGTACGTCGCGACCGCCGGCTTCGACCCCCTGCTCGACGAGGGCACGGCGTACGTCGAAAAGCTGCGCGAGGCGGGCGTCCCGGTCGAGCATGTCTGCGAGGACGGGCTGATCCACGGATTCATCAACATGGTCGCGATCGGTCGGACCGCACCGAAGGCCGTCCGTCGGGCCGCGGCTGCGCTCCAGCGCGGCCTCTCCTGACCTACCCACCCACCCAACGCTGAGGGGAGACTCCCGCGCGCCGACGGGAGGCTCCCGCGCGCTGAGGGGAGGCTCCGCGCGACTGGAACTCTCCCCTCACGGGACGGAACTCTCCCGTCGGCGGACGGAACTCTCCCGTCGGCGGACGGAACTCTCCCGTCGGCGGACGGGAGGCTCCCGTCAGTGGTGGGGGGTGGAGTACAGGACGTCCTTCTTGTGGTCCCGGAAGCCCAGGTTGCGGTAGACCTTCAGCGCCGGGGCGTTGTCGCCCTCGACGTACAGGTCGACCACCGACAACCCCTCGTCGTGCAGGTGGCGCAGTCCGCGGGCGGTCAGCGCCGTGCCGAGCCCGCCGCCCTGGGCGTCCGGGTCGATGCCGACGACGTAGACCTCGCCGACACCGTCCTCGACCTTCGTCCAGTGGAAGCCGATGACCTGTCCGTCCCGCTCGGCGACGAAGAGGCCCGCGGGATCGAACCAGTCCGACGCCATCCGCCGGTCCAGATCCGCCCGGTCCATCGCGCCCTGCTCGGGGTGGTGCGCGAACGCCCGCGCGTTGACGGCCACGATCGCGTCGGCGTCCTCGGGTCGGTACGTCCGCAGCGTGACGCCGTCGATCTCCCGCTCGTGCGCCGGCGGGCCGTCGAACGTCAGGCGCAGCACGAGCAGCTCGCGTGCCACCTGCAGCCCGGCGGCCGCGGCGAGCGCCTGGGCAGCTGGCAGGTCGCCGTGCGCCCAGAACTTCTCCTCCCCGTCGGCCACGAGCTCGTCGAGGATGCGTCGTCCGATCCCCTCCCGCCGCCGGTCGGGGTCCACGACGATCTCGACCGGGGCGTCGCCGACCGCGTACGCGGCGCCGATGATCGCGCCGGACGGGTCCGACTGCTGCACCAGCACCCGGGCCCGGGCCCGGTCGCGCAGCGCGAAGAGGCTGGCCTCGTTGAACGGCGCGACGCCGTCCACCTGTGTCGCCCGCTCGGCGAGGTCGAGGAGGCTCATCGCGACCTCAGCGCCACGAGCTGCGCCCCGATCTCCGCGGACATCGCCCGCGCGAACGCCTCGGGGGTGTCCCCGGGTGGCTCGGGAACGATGTGGTGCACGGTGCCGTTGTCGCGCAGGTCGAGGGCGCCGACGCGCTGGGCCTCGGCCATCTCGGCGGCGTGCTCGAGATCGCCGTGGACGATCGCGCTGGCTCCCTCCGGGGGCAGTGGCGACAGCCATGCGTTCTCCGCGGCGATGACCACGTCGGCCGGCAGCAGTGCGAGCGCCCCGCCGCCACAGCCCTGGCCGAGCAGGACCGACACGGTGGGCACCCGCATGGTCGACATCCAGCTGATGCACCGGGCGATCTCACCGGCGATCGCCCCCTCCTCCGCCTCCGGCGACAGCTCCGCGCCGGGGGTGTCGATGAACGACACGAGGGGAAGTCTCAGCTCGTTGGCCAGCCGCATGCCGCGGCGGGCCTCCCGCAGCGCCGCGGGACCCATCGGCTTGAATCGGGTCTGGGTCGTGCGGTCCTGCCCGATGACGACGCACGGCTGGCCGTCGAGGCGCGCGAAGGCCACGATCATCGCGCTGTCCCGCTCGCCCTTCTCGGTGCCCTGCAGGCGTACGGTCGCGTCGCTGCCGTAGCGCAGCACCTCGCGGACGCCGGGACGCCGGGGGGAGCGGGTGATCTGGATCGAGTCCCAGGCCGACCGCTCGCGGTGGACCTCGGCGGTCCGGAGCTCACGGGTCTGCCGGGTCGGCGGATCGACCAGGAGGCTCAGCGCGCGATCGACCAGCAGCGGCAGCTCGTCCGGCAGCACGACCGCGTCGATGATCCCGCGATCCGCCAGGTTCTCGGCGGTCTGCACGCCGGGCGGGAACGGCTTGCCCTCCATGATCTCGTAGACCTTGGGGCCGAGGAACCCGATCAGTGCGCCGGGCTCGGCGATCGTGATGTGGGCCAGCGATCCCCAGGACGCGAACACGCCGCCGGTCGTGGGGTGGCGCAGGTAGATCAGGTACGGAAGTCCCGCCGCGCGGTGGTCCATGATCGCGCGGGTGATGTCGACCATGTGGACGAACGCCGGCGTGCCCTCCTGCATGCGCGTGCCGCCGGAGGCCGTGGTCGCCAGGACCGGAATGCCCTCGGCCGTCGCCCGGCGCACCGCAGCGGTGATGCGCAGCGCGGCGGCCCGGCCGATCGACCCGGCCAGGAAGCGGAACTCGTTCACGACCACCGCGACGGGACGACCGCGCATGAGGCCGCGCCCGGTCAGCACCGACTCGTCGGTCCCGGCGCGCTCAGCCGCGGCCCGCAGCTCCTGCTGGTACGTCGGGTCGAGCCCGCTGTGGTCGACCGGCTCGTCCCACGAGACGAACGATCCCTCGTCGAGCACCAGGTCGAGCAGCTGCTGTGCCATGAGGCGCTCGGTCATCAGGTCTCCTTCAGCCAGGCGCGGATCTCGTCGCCGTTCTCGTCCAGCACCGGGGGCGCGGCGTGCTCGGTCGCCGTCACCTCGCGACCGCCCCCGTCGAAGAACCGCAGGGGAGGCCCCGGCAGGGTCAACCTACCCAGTGTCGCGTGCTCGACGTCGACCAGCAGGCCCTGGCTGGCGGTCTGCTCCCACGCGTAGACCTCGTCGATCGTCCGCACCTTGCCGGCCGGGATCCCGATCTCGTCGAGCCGGTCGAGCAGCGCGGCCGCGTCCCAGTCGGCGAAGACGCTCTCGACCAGCTCGACCACGCGCTCGCGGCGGGAGACACGTTCGGGGTTGGTCGCGACTCCCTCGGCGTCCGGGTCGAGACCGAACCCCGCGCAGAAGTCGTGCCACAGCCCCTCGCTGCCGACGGCGATCTGCACGGCGCCGTCGCGGCACCGGAACAGCCCGTACGGCGAGATCGACGGGTGGTGGTTGCCCTGCGCCCGCGCCACCTCGCCGGCGATGCTCCACCGGGTGCCCTGGAACGCGTGCACCCCGACGGTCGCTGCGAGCAGCGACGTCCGCACGACCGTGCCCCGGCCCGTGCTCTCGCGCTCGTGCAGCGCTGCCACGACCCCGTACGCGCCGTACATCCCGGCGAGGATGTCCGAGATCGGGGTGCCGACCTTCTGGGGATCGTCCGGCGCGGACCCGGTGATCGACATCAGGCCGGCCTCGCCCTGCGCGATCTGGTCGTAGCCGGCCCGGCCGCCCTCCGGGCCGTCGTGACCGAATCCGGTGATCGAGAGCACGACGAGTCGCGGGTTGACCTCCTGCAGGGACTCGATGCCGAGCCCCAGCCGCTCGAGGACCCCGGTGCGGAAGTTCTCCACCAGCACGTCCGCCCGCGCCACCAGGTCGACCAGCACCTGCCGGTCCTCGTCGTCCTTGAGGTCCAGCGCGATGGACTCCTTGTTGCGGTTGGCGGACAGGAAGTACGTCGACTCACGCCCGGTGTCGTCCTGCGCCCCGGCGGCCTCGCGCGTCCCCCCGTGCCCGGAGGCGGAGGGCCAGCGGAACGGCGGCCCCCATCCGCGGGTGTCGTCACCGCCCTTCGGGTTCTCCACCTTGATGACGCGCGCGCCGAGGTCGCCCAGCATCATCGTGGCGTGCGGTCCGGCGAGTGCCCGGGAGAGGTCGACGACGAGCAGGTCACTCAGGGGTCCGTTTCGAGTAGTCATCGGATCACCAGCTCGGCAGCACGAGTGCCGCCCAGACGAGGAGCGGACCCACCAGGACGACGATGGAGCTGTAGGTCAGGATCTGCTTGTAGTACGCCTGCTCGGAGATCGTCTCGGGGCGGTTCGCCAGCATCAGCGCGCCGTTGGTCGAGAACGGGCTCACGTCGACGATCGTCGATGCGATCGCCAGGGCCGCGACCAACGTGATGGGGTTGATCCCGTGCTCGGAGATGATCGGCAGGGCGATGGGGATGATGATCGGCAGCAGTGCGGTCGATGACGCGAAGGCCGAGACGACACCGCCGACGTAGCACAGGATCAGCGCGCCGACGGCTGCTGCGCCGAGCCCCGCGGCCCACTTGCCGACGAACTCCGGCGAGCCGGCCGTGGTCAGGATCGAGGCGTACGTGCTGACGCCCGCGACGAGCAGGACGGTCGGCCAGGCGATCTGGTTGACCGCGCCCTTGTGCTCCTTGGGTGCCAGCATCGCGAGGATCACGGCGGCGGTGATGGACACGAAGCCGATGTTCTTGTCGAACGCGAGCGCGACGACCGCGACGCCGACGAAGGCGACGAGCGTCAGCACCTGGTCGACGCGGACGCCCTGGGCCCTCGTGCCGGTGGGTGCCGTCGTCCCGTAGCCGCGGGCGGGGACGCTCGCGCCGCCTGCGTGCAGGTGCTCGAGGAGCTCCCCCTCGTCGGGGTCGACACGTTGCGACAGCAGCTTTCGTCCGCCGAGCAGGACGAACAGGATCGCGGCCATGATCAGGTTGACCACGAGGCTGGACAGGAACAGCGTCACCTCGCCGACCTCGAGACCGTTGTCCCGCATGACGGCGTTCGTGATCGTGCCGTAGATGCTGATGGGGGAGAAGCCGCCGCCCTGAGCGCCGTGGACCACGAACATGCCCATCATCAGGGGACTGATCTTGTACTTCCCGGCGAAGCCGAGGGCGACCGGACCGATGATCGCGCAGGCCGCGGGACTGGCGGCGCCGATGCCGGTCAGCAGCGCGGTGACCGCGAACATGACCCACGGGATCAGTGCGACGCGCCCGCCGACCGCCTTGACGGCCTTGGTGACGATGAGGTCCACCGTCCCGTTGTTCTTGGCGATCGCGAACAGGTAGGTGACACCGATCAGGGTGAGGATCAGGTCGCCGCTCACCCCCGCCAGGATCTCCTTCTCGTCGAGGTTCAACGAGTACATCCCGACGAGCCACGCCGCGACGTACGCGAGCGCTCCCATGTTGATCGGCAGCACCGTGCCGACGGCGAACAACGCCACCAGCGCGATGATCGCCACCCATTCCGGACTCATGTCGATTCCTTCCCCCCGCGTCGCTCCTTGTGAGCCACATCACGTTTGATGGTTCAGTGGCCTAGCCAATAGGCAGGCGAACCTCTTGTCAATACCCTTGTGCCATGAGCGCCAGATCCTCGAGCGGCCTGCGGCCGGTCACGCGTCCCCGCCTGTACGAGCAGGTCGCCGAGCAGATCATCGGCTGGATCGACGAGAGCGGTCTGCGACCCGGGGACCGGCTGCCTCCTGAGCGCGAGCTGGCCACCCGGCTCGGGGTGAGCCGGGCGACGGTCAGCCAGGCGCTGGTCGCGCTCGAGGTCATCGGGGTCGTCGCGGTGCGTCACGGCGACGGGGCGCTGCTGACCGAGACGCGCTCGTCGACCAAGATCATCGACGCGATCCGGGCCCACGCGACCCGTCTGCCCGAGATCATCGAGGCGCGCGACGCGCTCGAGACCAAGCTCGCGGCCCTCGCGGCCTCCCGTCGTACGGACGACGACATGGCCCGCATCGACGCGGCGCTCACCGAGATGGAGCGGGACATCGACGCCGGTGGCCGCGGGGTGGAGGGGGACGAGCTGTTCCACGCCGCCATCACGGCAGCGGCCCGCTCGACGCTGCTGTCGCGCATGATGGCCGAGATCAGCGACCTGGTCCTGGAGACCCGCATCGAGTCGCTCTCCCAGCCCGGCCGTCCCCGGGACTCGCTGAAGGCTCATCGGCGGATCGCCGACGCGATCCGCGGACAGGACGCCGGGGGAGCGGCGCAGGCCATGCACGACCACGTCGAGATGGTCAGCGACGTGGCCCTGCTGCGCGACTGACGCGGCGATGGACGGCTTGGACCAGCTGGCGCTGCTGGGCGGTGGGCTGCTGGCAGGGATCGCGTCGTCGTCGGTCGGTGCGGCGTCCCTGATCAGCTTCCCGATCCTGGTCGCGGTCGGTCTGGCACCGGTCGTCGCGAACGCGTCGAACACGATCGGTCTCGTCCCGGCCGGTGTCGGTGGCGCGGTGGGCTATCGCCGGGAGCTGACGGAGCACCCGCGGCTCAGCGGGGTCGTCATCGCCACCAGCGCCTGCGGTGCCGTGCTCGGTGCCACCCTGCTCCTGGTGCTGGACCCCGGCGTCTTCGAGTCGATCGTGCCCTGGCTCATCCTGTTCTCGTCCGCGCTCGTGGGGACGCAGCCGCTGATCTCGGCGTGGGCGCGGCGGCGCGCTGCCCGCCGTGGGCTGGCTCCCCGGGACCGGCAGACCATGTCGCCGCCGGTCGCCATGGCCTCGACCGTGCTCGGTGTCTACGGCGGCTACTTCGGCGCGGGGCAGGGGGTCATCCTGGTCGCGTTCTACGCCCTCGGCATCGACGTCGGCCTGCAGGTCATCAACGCCCTCAAGACCCTCGCGATCTTCGCCTCCAACGTGGTGGCGACCGTCGTGTTCGTCATCTGGGCCGAGGTCAGCTGGTCCGCGGTCGTGCTGGTCGGGGCGGGGTCGCTCGGCGGCGGCTACCTCGGCGCACTGATCGGCAGGCGCCTGCCGCCGTGGTTGTTCCGCGTGCTGGTCGTCGCGATGGGCCTGACGGTCGGGTTGACGATGCTGCTCTAGGCGTCCGCGGTCTCGCGGGCCGGATCGGCCTTGGTCGCCACGAAGCGGTAGCCGACGTTGCGGACCGTGCCGATGAGCGTCTCGTTGTCCGTGCCGAGCTTGGCGCGCAGCCGCCGGACGTGGACGTCGACCGTGCGGGTGCCACCGAAGTAGTCGTATCCCCACACCTCCTGCAGCAGCTGTTGGCGGGTGAAGACCCGGCCCGGGTGCTGGGCGAGGAACTTGAGGAGCTCGAACTCCTTGAACGTCAGGTCGAGCGTGCGGTTCTCGAGCTTCGCGGTGTACGTCGCGTCGTCGACGACCAGGCCGCTGGAGGAGATGACGTGGCTGTCGTTCGCGCCCTCGGTGGTCGCCGCGATGCGGCCGATGCCGAGACGCAGGCGAGCCTCGAGCTCGGCCGGACCCGACGTGGTGAGGATGACGTCGTCCATGCCCCAGTCCGACGCGGCGACGGCGAGGCCGCCCTCGGTGAGGATCAGGATCAGGGGGCACTCGACGCCGGTGGTGCGGATGACCCGCGTCAGGCTGCGTACCTGGGCGAGGTCGTGGCGGCCGTCGACGAGCACGGCGTCGCACGGGGGAGCGTCGAGCAGCGCGCTCGCCTCCGCGGGGAGGATCTTGACGTGATGGGGGAGCAGCGCCAGCGCGGGCAGCACCTCGACCGACGACTGTGTGCTCTTGGTGAGCAGGAGCAGGTGGGACATGGGTGTCGACCTCCGGTGCTGCGATTCGTGCGGGCAAGCGTGCTTGCACAGTGTGCAGATATGCGAAGAGGCCATGGTGGATCACCGTGGCCTCGTTGCATGGACGAGAATACGACATGTGTCCGATCAATTGCCACATGATGACGCGAATGAGAACGACGTCACAGTCCGCTACTGGGCTGCTGCCCGTGCGGCCGCAGGTGTCGCCGAGGAGACCGTCTCTGCCCTGACCCTGGCCGAGCTGCTCGACGAGATCGGTCGCCGCCACCGCGACCGGGACCGGTTCGACGACGTCATCTCGATCTGCTCGATCCTCGTCGGCGAGACGCCGGTGGGGGCGAAGGACCCGGCACAGGTGCCCCTGCCGCGTGGCGTCAACGTCGAGTTCCTGCCACCGTTCGCGGGCGGCTGACCGGACAACTGGCATCATGCGGGGGTGCCACGACTCGGATCCACGCTGCTCTCCCTCGCCCTCGTCGGAGTCATCACGCTGGCGGCGTACACCGATCCGTGGCTCCTCGGCGTGGCGGTCCTGCTGGTGCAGGTCCTGGTCGCCGCGGCTCCCGGCATCCGTGACGCCTCGCACGCGTCGATCCCGTCGCCCCGGGTGGTCCCGGTCGTCGTGGCCAGCCTCGTCGCGACGGTCCTGACCCTCGAGCCCGATCTCCTGTCCGGCGCGTCCGGCACCTCGCCCGGCGTGGTGGGGGCGAGCAGCACGGGCATGCTCTCGGGCATCCTGCCCGCGGTCGCCGCCGCCGTCTTCGTGGCGCTGCTGGCCCAGATGCTGCGCCGCGACGGACGTACGCACCTGGTGCAGTCGGTCGGGTACGCCGTGATGCTGTCGGCCGTGGCCGCCCTGGCCGCCGGATGGGTCGGTGCCGTGCAGTCCATCGACGGACCGGAGGTGGTGGCCGTCGCTGCCGCCGGCGTCGCGGGCGGCCTGCTGGCCTGGGCGCTGCCGATCGACCGATGGGTCTGCCTCAGCCTCGCGACGCTGGCGGGCGCCGGAGCCGGCGCCGCGGTCGCCGCGAGCGTCGAGTCGTCCATGACGGTCTACTTCGGCCTCATCGTCGGTCCCGCGGTGGCCCTGGCTGCCGTGCTGGGCCAGGTCGTCGGCCGGTCGATCGCCCGCGGACGCACCCACGCGTCGGCCAGCTGGGGGTTCCCGGGGGCGATGGCCGTCGCGTTCGCCGGACCGATCGTCTACATCGGCGGGCAGCTCCTGACGATGCCCAACCTCTGAGCAACGCCGGGGCGGGGCGACCGGTCGGCGTACGCTGGCCCGGTGACCGGAGTCGTCGTCCTTCTCGTGGCTGTCGTGGTCTCCGCACTCGGTGCGCTGGCGATGCGGTGGAAGAACGGACGCTTCTCGGCCGTGCCGGACGACCGTGAGGTGCTGTCGCCGGCGCAGCTCGGCTCCCCGCTCGGGGAGCGCGCCACGATGGTGCAGTTCTCCAGCGCCTTCTGCAGCCCCTGCCGGGCGACCCGCGTCCTCCTGAACGACATCGCCGCGAAGGTCGAGGGCGTCACCACGGTGGAGATCGACGCCGAGCAGCGGCTCGAGCTGGTCCGCGAGCTGGGCATCATGCGCACCCCGACCGTGCTGGTGCTGGACGCCCGTGGGGTCGTCACGACGCGCGCGTCGGGGCTGCCCCGGCGGGAGCAGGTGCTCGCCGCGCTGGGCCGCGCCGTCGACGTGCCGTGAGGCGCCGCTGCGGCGGAGACCTCAGTAGCGCGACCTGAACCAGTCCACGGTGTGGTGCAGTCCCTCCTGCAGCCCGACCGGCTGCAGGTCCGGGAACAGGTCACGCAGCGAGCTGTTGTCGGCCTCCGAGTGGGGCACGTCGCCGGGACGTGGCGCCCGGTGCTCGACGCGGGCGGTCTTGCCCGTGACCTCCTCGAGCGTGTCGATCAAGGTCATCAGGTCGGTGCGCGCACCGAACGCCAGGTTCACCGGCTCGGGGCTGCTCACCGTGTTCACCGCCGCCTCGATGAGGATCTCGCAGACGCTGCCGACGAAGGTGAAGTCGCGCGACTGGGAGCCGTCGCCGTTGACCAGCACCGGGCTCTCGCGCAGCAGGGCGTCGATGAAGGTGGGGACCGCTGCGGCGTACGCGTGCCCGGGTGTCTGACCTGGTCCGTACACGTTGAAGAACCGGAACGGCAGGGTCGAGAGCCCGAACGAGGACTGGTAGGCCAGGAGGTACTGCTCGGTGGCCAGCTTGCTGACCGCGTACGGGCTCATGGGCCGCACCCACTCGCGCTCGCTCTTGGGCAGCGCCGGGTTCGAGCCGTACACCGAGCTGGACGACGAGCAGACCACGTGGTTCACGCCCGCAGAGCGGCACCCCTCGAGCAGCGCGAGCGTGCCGGTCGCGTTGGCCTGATGGGTCGCCATCGGGTTCGCGATCGACCGGGGGACGCTCGGGATGGCGGCCAGGTGGACGACGGCGTCGATCCCCTTCAACGCCGACTTCAACGCGGTCTCGTCCAGGATCGACGACTCGTGGAGCTCCACGTCCACGTCGTCCAGGCCACCGCTGTTCGTCATCGACAGGTCGTCCATGACGACCACGCGTCCCACGCGCCCGTCGGCGAGGGCAGCACGGGCGAGGTTCGCGCCGATGAACCCTGCGCCACCGGTGATCAAGATCGAAGTGTTCATGCCAAGCCGCATCCCGTCGTGTCGCGGAGCCTGGTGACTCACGATGGCACGGGTTCGCCCTCTCCTCCCGGGACTTCTGGCCCGGGTCAGCAGTCCGGCCGTCAATACACTGGTCGCGGAGCGCTAGTGCGGCCCAGCCGCTGGATTCGGAGTTCTCGTGGGACGACCTGAGGGATGCCGTGCCGGGCCGGGTCTGCGCCGTGCCGGCTGAGGGCTCGCCGCGCCTGCTCGCCAACAGCGCCTGGGTCCTGTCCGGCAACCTGGTCTACGGCGCCTGCCTCGCGCTCGTCCCTCTCGTCATCGGGCGCATGGGCTCGCTGGACGACGTGGGCCAGTACACGCTCGGGTTCGCGGTGTCGGCGCCGGTCATCGCCGTGAGTATGGTCCAGCTGCGCGTCCTGATGGTGACCGACTCCGCCCGGACGGTCCCGTTCTCGGCGTACCGCACCGCGCGGGTGATCAGCACGCTCGGCGCCGCGCTCGTCATCGGCGGGATCGCGCTGGCGTGGGGCGGCAGCCAGGGTACGGTGCTGGCGATCGTCGGCGCCGCCAAGTGCATGGACGCGGTGGGGGACTGCTACCTCGGGTTCTTCCAGGCGCAGTCCCGGTTGGACGTCATGGGCCTGTCGATGATCCTGAACGGCGTCCTGACCCTGGTGTCGGTGAGCGCGCTGCTCGCCGTGGGACTGCCGATGGCCGGGGCCGCGCTGGGAAGCCTGGGGTCGTCGATCGTCGCCTCCGTCGTGTACCCGCGGGCCCTGCAGCGCCGCGCGGCGGACGACGCCCGGGTCCGCGGGTGGGACCTGCGGGGGGCGGTGTCGCAGCTCCGTCTCGCGTCGCACCTCGGAGTCGCCAGCGGCATCAGCTCGCTGAACAGCAACGTCCCGCGGTACGTCCTGCAGGTCTTCAGCGGCACCGCGCCGCAAGGCGTGTTCTCGGCGCTGGCCCAGCTCATGCTCCTCGTGACGATGACGGCGGGCGCGGTCGCGCAGGCCGTCCTCCCGTGGTTCGTGGGATCTTTCGGGACGCGATCGACCGCCGGGCTGCGCAGCGCGCTGCTGAAGGTGCTGGCCGGGGCTGCGCTCGGTGGTCTCGGTTTCGTCCTGGTGGTCTGGGCCGTCGGGGGACCGCTCCTGGACGACGTCTACGGCCCGGGCTTCGCGGGCCGCGGGCCGCTGCTGACCTGGCTGGCCGCCGGCGCCGCGATCGGCTCGCTCGCGTGGTTCCTGGACGCCGCCCTGTCCACGATGCGGGTGCTGGCGCCGCAGATGTGGCTCAACCTGCTCACCCTGGCGGTGACCTCGGTCGCCTGTCTCCTGCTGGTTCCGGACGGCGGCCCGACGGGCGCCGCCCAGGCAGCTCTGGTCGGCATGACTGCGCACCTGGTGCCGCGGATGCTCCTGCTCCGCCGTCGCCTGGGACAGGACGCTCGTGCTTGACCTGTGGCTGAAGGTCGCCGTCGCCGTCTCGATCGTCCTGTTCATGCTCTGCAGGAGATCGGGCAGAGGCGTGCTGGGATACCTCGCGGCCTTCCTGGTGCTGATCGGGCTCGGACCCGTCATCAACCACCTGGTCGGTCAGCCGATCTACGTGGGAGTCGTCGACGCGTACATCCCGGCTGCGGTGAACGGCTACCTCCTCGCGGTCGTGGGCCTCCTGCTCGCGGACGTGTCCTTCCGCGCACCCGAGGTGCCGGCCACGGACGGGGAGGCCCGCGAGGAGAGGTGGGCGGACCGCTACGGGCTCCCGGTGGGGATCCTGCTCGGACTCGCGGCGGCATATGCGGCGGCCATCGTGGTCACGCGCGCCGGTGCCCTCCTGCAGGCGGACAAGCTGACGGCGATCGGGCTGGCAGGACCGTTCCACTACCCGTATCTGCTCCTGCAGATCTGCCTGGCGGCAACGTACCTGCTCGTCCGGTCCCGCCCCGC
Above is a genomic segment from Aeromicrobium chenweiae containing:
- a CDS encoding lipopolysaccharide biosynthesis protein, with product MPGRVCAVPAEGSPRLLANSAWVLSGNLVYGACLALVPLVIGRMGSLDDVGQYTLGFAVSAPVIAVSMVQLRVLMVTDSARTVPFSAYRTARVISTLGAALVIGGIALAWGGSQGTVLAIVGAAKCMDAVGDCYLGFFQAQSRLDVMGLSMILNGVLTLVSVSALLAVGLPMAGAALGSLGSSIVASVVYPRALQRRAADDARVRGWDLRGAVSQLRLASHLGVASGISSLNSNVPRYVLQVFSGTAPQGVFSALAQLMLLVTMTAGAVAQAVLPWFVGSFGTRSTAGLRSALLKVLAGAALGGLGFVLVVWAVGGPLLDDVYGPGFAGRGPLLTWLAAGAAIGSLAWFLDAALSTMRVLAPQMWLNLLTLAVTSVACLLLVPDGGPTGAAQAALVGMTAHLVPRMLLLRRRLGQDARA
- a CDS encoding NAD-dependent epimerase/dehydratase family protein is translated as MNTSILITGGAGFIGANLARAALADGRVGRVVVMDDLSMTNSGGLDDVDVELHESSILDETALKSALKGIDAVVHLAAIPSVPRSIANPMATHQANATGTLALLEGCRSAGVNHVVCSSSSSVYGSNPALPKSEREWVRPMSPYAVSKLATEQYLLAYQSSFGLSTLPFRFFNVYGPGQTPGHAYAAAVPTFIDALLRESPVLVNGDGSQSRDFTFVGSVCEILIEAAVNTVSSPEPVNLAFGARTDLMTLIDTLEEVTGKTARVEHRAPRPGDVPHSEADNSSLRDLFPDLQPVGLQEGLHHTVDWFRSRY